One Anopheles merus strain MAF unplaced genomic scaffold, AmerM5.1 LNR4000361, whole genome shotgun sequence DNA window includes the following coding sequences:
- the LOC121602212 gene encoding zinc finger BED domain-containing protein 4-like, whose product MLNPKYEVPSRKTLSNGLLESNYQRELAKLTDNLSKTTSLALTSDGWTNSNNTSFMAVTVHYINDESNLCSNLLECTEFPNKHTADNIAICLKNVAEKFKIHDKIQAVVTDNAANMKAGVRQTKFTHLPCFAHTLNLIVQNAVQKSISDTVEKIKTIVRFFKKNSTATHKLAEAQQKLGFIVLKLKQDVLTRWNSTYDMINRFHKNKIPILSCLDSMKYKHDLSTKDWLVMEQTVKVLQTFDHVTKVISAEKSVTISKMGILLNILRQKIGKEMSDELEPPVKKLISILIQGLLEKGKPYLENKLVNQAMLLDPRMKNHSFENDRDSDSMGTEMSNQREKIYLNSWTNLKRII is encoded by the coding sequence ATGTTAAATCCCAAGTATGAGGTTCCTTCTCGTAAAACCCTTTCAAATGGTTTGCTTGAAAGCAATTATCAGCGAGAATTGGCAAAACTTACAGATAATTTGAGCAAAACAACATCATTAGCACTAACTTCTGACGGGTGGACCAATTCCAATAATACCAGCTTTATGGCTGTTACAGTTCATTATATAAACGATGAATCAAATCTCTGCTCCAATTTATTAGAATGTACAGAGTTTCCGAACAAACATACGGCTGATAATATTgccatttgtttaaaaaatgtagcagaaaaatttaaaatccaCGATAAAATTCAGGCAGTTGTTACAGACAATGCTGCAAACATGAAAGCTGGAGTACGCCAGACTAAATTTACTCATCTGCCATGTTTTGCGCATACTCTCAACCTGATCGTGCAAAATGCTGTGCAAAAGTCGATCTCAGACActgtagaaaaaataaaaacaattgtgagatttttcaaaaaaaatagCACCGCAACCCATAAATTAGCAGAAGCGCAACAGAAACTGGGtttcattgttttaaaattgaagcAGGATGTGTTGACAAGATGGAATTCGACATATGACATGATCAACCGATTTCATAAGAACAAGATTCCAATTTTGTCATGTTTGGATAGCATGAAATATAAACATGATTTATCTACCAAAGATTGGTTGGTGATGGAACAAACCGTTAAAGTGCTACAAACGTTTGATCACGTTACTAAAGTAATTTCAGCAGAAAAATCGGTAACAATATCTAAAATGGGCATATTATTAAACATACTACGGCAAAAAATAGGAAAGGAAATGTCTGATGAATTAGAACCTCCAGTGAAAAAactaatttctattttaatccAGGGCCTTTTAGAAAAGGGTAAGCCTTATCTAGAGAATAAGCTAGTTAATCAAGCTATGCTTTTGGATCCACGTATGAAAAACCATAGTTTTGAGAATGACCGGGACAG